A stretch of DNA from Actinomycetota bacterium:
GGTGATGATGGGCAACAGGGTGGTGAGGGTGGTTCCTATGGAGCGCATGAGGGTCTGGTTTACACTCTCGTTCACCATGTCCGCGTAGGAGATCCTGCCGGAACGGGCCATCAGATTGGCATTTTCTTCCACGCGATCGAAGACCACGATGGTGTCGTAGAGGGAATAACCCAGGATGGTCAGGAAGGCGATCACCGTCACCGGCGTCACCTGCCTGCCCGAGAGCGCATAGATGCCCACGGTGATGACGGTGTCGTGCACCAGGGCGGCGATGGCGGTCACCGCCATCTTGAACTCCAGGCGCAGAGTTATATAGACCAGGATCACCACCAGGAAGACCGCCAGGGCCACGAGGGCCTTTACGCTCACCTCGCGTCCCCACTCCGAGCCCACCTGCTCTTCCTGCAACTTCTCCTCGATGCCGTAGAGGTCGTCGATGCGGGAGGTGACCTCGGTAACGGTGTCCCTGCGCGCCTGGGCGTCCTGGATATAGGGCATGCGCAGGATGAGCACCGGCCCCGCGTCCGATTCTCCCGTCTGCACGATGCTCTTTTCCAGGCCCTGTCCGGAGTAATCTCCCAGGATGCCGCGGACTTCCTCCACGTCCGCGGGCCTATCCAGTCTCACCTTGAGCAGGTACCCGCCTTTGAACTCTATGCCCAGGTTGAGGCCCACGGCGAACATGGCCACCAGGGAGAGGACGATGAGCGCCCCCGAGAAGGCGAACCAGTAGAGGTTGGGAGGCGCGAAGGCCCGCGCGCCCACCAGGTTGAACTTGACCTCCTTGCCGCGTACGAACATCAGCCCTCACCCCCCGTGACCTCCCGGCCCACCCCCACGAAGCGCGGCCGGTTGTAGATCTTGAGCCGCGAGAGGAGGGACACCGCGGGGTGGGTGAAGAAATAGGAGATGAAGACGTCGAGGATGGTGGCCAGCCCCAGGGCGAAGGCGAAGCCCTTCACCGCGCCCATGGCCAGTATCCAGAGGATGAAGGCGGTGATGAAGGTGGCCGCGTCGGCGGCGATGATGGTGCGGAAAGCCGACTTGTAGGCGCGGTCCACGGAGGAACGCAGGGTCTTGCCGTCGCGCACCTCCTCCTTCAGGCGCTCGAAATACACCACGCTGGAATCGGCGGAGATGCCGATGGACACCACCACGCCGGCGATCCCCGCCAGGGTGAGCTTCCAGTCGAGGAACCTGCCTAGCAGGCACACGATACCGTAGACGAGCAGGGCGAAGATGGCCAGGGCTACGGTGGTCACTCCTCCCAATCCCCGGTACATAAAAGCCATGTACAGCACCACCAGCACCAGCCCCAAGAGCCCCGCCCAAAGCCCCTGGCGCAGGGAATCCCTCCCCAGGGTGGCGCTGATGTTCTCCACTAGGGGGTCGGGCTCGAACTCCACCGGCAACGCCCCCATCTTCAGCACCAGCGCTAGGTCGCGCGCCTCCTCGCGGGTGAAGCTGCCGGTGATCTCCCCTTTACCGTTCTCGATGGCCGACTGCACGGTGGGAAAAGATTCCAGGTTATAGTCGAGGACGATGGCCAGCTGTTTCTGGAGCAGCTCCTGGGTGAGGGAGGCGAACTGGGGAGTGGCCTCGTCGGTGAGGGTGAAATCGATCTTGTAACCGCCCTTCTGCTCGTCCACCGCCGCTTCCGCCGAGGCGATGATGTCCCCGGTGAGGCGGGTAGGGCCCATGCGCACCTTGGGCTTCTCCTCCGTATCGGCCTTGCGGTACAGCAACACTATCTCCTGGTCCTTGAGGGCCTGGTAGGCCTCGATGTCCTCGGGGTCGGGGACGGTTATCTCCGTGCTCTCGTAGGCCTCGTCACCGGGGTAGATCACCTCCAGCACCTCTCGGAACTGGAGTTGGGCGGTGCTGCCGATGATGGAGAGCACCCGCTCCGTGTCCTGTATGCCCGGGATCTGCACCAGGATGCGGTTGTTCCCTTGGGGCGCCACCACCGGCTCGGCCAGCCCCAGGGCGTTGACGCGGTTGCGTACGATGTCCGCGGCCTTGGCCATCTGCTCGCCGGACGCCTCTCCCAGCGCCTGCAGGGTGACGCTCACCCCTCCCTGCAGGTCCAGACCCAGCTGGGGCTCGTATCCGCCGATGAGCACGGGAAGATAGATACCCAGCAGGACCGCCAGCAACACCGCGAGCAGACCAAGCGCCCTTCCGGTCTTCAATCTCAACCTCCGCTCGTCTTCGTCACCCTTGACCCGTACGACATGCGTCCCACGCCCCCACCGCGGCTCGCGGCCTCAGGCCGCCTGACGCGCCGATGACTCCCTGCAGGCGGGCCGCGGATTTCCTCTCACCGGCGAGACCTGGCGGCTTTCCGGCACGAGCTGGCGCTCGCGATAAGCCGGTGCCCCATCCCCGTGCCCGCACGTGCGGCGCGACATGCGCGGCTCTACGGCGGCCTTCAGCCCTCTTCCTCTTCTCCGGCCGCCTCCTCCCCGGACGAGACCTCCTCGGACGCGGAGTCCTCCTCCGGCTCCTCCTCGTCCCCGGGCCCCTCGCGGGAGGTGAAGGTGCGCGCTATGGCGCTCTTGGCCACGCGTATCTCCACGTCCTCGGCCACCTCCAGGAGCACGGTGTCCTCCTCGATCTCGGTGATGGTGCCGTAGATGCCGGAGGAGGTCATGACCTCGTCGCCCGCCCGGAGGCTGTTGATGAGCTCCATCTGCTGGCGCATGCGTTTCTGCTGCGGCCTGATGAGCATGAAGTAGAATATGGCGATCAAGCCCACGATGAGCAAGATGGATATCCACTGGTTGCTGCCTTCCATATCAGCCTGCCTTTCGGACCGTCCCTACCCGGCCCCGCCAGCGCGGGGCCACTCCTTTACTCTGTCAACCGCCGGGAAAAGACCGCTCTCCGCGGCCTCACCCGCCGGGAACGCGCTCCTCCCAGCCCTTCCATTCCCGGACCAACTCAAACATTCTACCAGCCTCGATCGCCGCCCTGCAATCCAGCATCAGGCGCCGCATGAAGGCCAGGTTATGCCAGGTGATAAGCCGGTGAGCCAGGATCTCGTTCAGGGTATGCAGGTGCCTGAGGTAGGCGCGGGTGAAGCGCCCGCACGCCGGGCACTCGCATCCCTCTTCCAGGGGACGGACGTCGGAGCGGTAGCGCGCGTTGCGCAGATTGAGCTTTCCCTCCCGGGTCATGGCCACGCCGTTGCGGGCCATGCGCGTGGGGAGAACACAGTCGAAGAGGTCCACCCCGAGGGCCACCGCCTCCAGGAGGCTCTCCGGGTCCCCCACCCCCAGCAGGTGTCGGGGCCTGTCCTCGGGAAGTATGGAGACCTGCACCTCCAGGCACGCCAGCATGACCTCCCGGGGCTCCCCCACCGAAAGCCCCCCGATGCCG
This window harbors:
- the yajC gene encoding preprotein translocase subunit YajC; translation: MEGSNQWISILLIVGLIAIFYFMLIRPQQKRMRQQMELINSLRAGDEVMTSSGIYGTITEIEEDTVLLEVAEDVEIRVAKSAIARTFTSREGPGDEEEPEEDSASEEVSSGEEAAGEEEEG
- the secD gene encoding protein translocase subunit SecD; this encodes MRLKTGRALGLLAVLLAVLLGIYLPVLIGGYEPQLGLDLQGGVSVTLQALGEASGEQMAKAADIVRNRVNALGLAEPVVAPQGNNRILVQIPGIQDTERVLSIIGSTAQLQFREVLEVIYPGDEAYESTEITVPDPEDIEAYQALKDQEIVLLYRKADTEEKPKVRMGPTRLTGDIIASAEAAVDEQKGGYKIDFTLTDEATPQFASLTQELLQKQLAIVLDYNLESFPTVQSAIENGKGEITGSFTREEARDLALVLKMGALPVEFEPDPLVENISATLGRDSLRQGLWAGLLGLVLVVLYMAFMYRGLGGVTTVALAIFALLVYGIVCLLGRFLDWKLTLAGIAGVVVSIGISADSSVVYFERLKEEVRDGKTLRSSVDRAYKSAFRTIIAADAATFITAFILWILAMGAVKGFAFALGLATILDVFISYFFTHPAVSLLSRLKIYNRPRFVGVGREVTGGEG
- the secF gene encoding protein translocase subunit SecF, giving the protein MFVRGKEVKFNLVGARAFAPPNLYWFAFSGALIVLSLVAMFAVGLNLGIEFKGGYLLKVRLDRPADVEEVRGILGDYSGQGLEKSIVQTGESDAGPVLILRMPYIQDAQARRDTVTEVTSRIDDLYGIEEKLQEEQVGSEWGREVSVKALVALAVFLVVILVYITLRLEFKMAVTAIAALVHDTVITVGIYALSGRQVTPVTVIAFLTILGYSLYDTIVVFDRVEENANLMARSGRISYADMVNESVNQTLMRSIGTTLTTLLPIITILVFGGETLKDFAFALFLGVLLGAYSSIFVASPLLALWKEREPRYAALREKVEARGAREAILITTPGNAVSAAAGKGQKPAPAREGAASEAGESAPSEGEARGEKGKPAPAAARKPAPAQRKKATTKGPSGGKKKKKKKK